Proteins from a single region of Hermetia illucens chromosome 3, iHerIll2.2.curated.20191125, whole genome shotgun sequence:
- the LOC119651339 gene encoding cytosol aminopeptidase-like encodes MAIRLANVYLGMPLRSGVRYLSALSRTALHVGQPKNIAKVDNSKSGDCEDDRCSDATLRGLVLGVYSNEDDKLDPGVLTPTAYKYNKLKTGGRLLDLLRIAGPMPKRGEYRIFYDLESTYSAVCVVGLGSECLGYNSYEMIDEHKEAIRRAAAAGCVALQDIHAEKVVVESFGHAESAAEGAALGVWAYQDYKKRDDQIVIPSLDLHTEQGHECDFDGWRIGLQKAAAQNLARQLQETPSNHLGPTFFAQNVVDVLCKSGVNVEVKVKGWAESQQMHSFLSIAKASCEPPIFLELSYYGTNREERPIVLIGQGVTYDSGGLCLKNKYELSDMRGDMSGAACVVAVCRAIASLQLPINLRALIPLCENSLGCNSCKPGDVLKTLSGKHVEIENTKREDALVTIDALLYAQNFWPKFIVDIGTTSKKTKNAFCEGAVAVYTNSEELWQQMKNAAAHTGDRVWRMPLWRYFSYLVTHAQQVDTQNVGEDNGGSPCRSAALLREFVPCGQWAHVDARNVMTTDGRDYEYLRRGMAGRPTRTIIEFLAQMVCHDTEPSIKQVHMDG; translated from the exons atggCAATTAGATTAGCGAACGTGTATCTGGGTATGCCGCTCAGAAGCGGAGTACGTTATTTGTCGGCTTTAAGTAGAACAGCCTTGCATGTCGGGCAGCCGAAAAATATAGCTAAGGTTGATAATAGTAAATCTGGAGATTGTGAAGATGATCGATGTTCAGATGCGACTCTTCGAGGACTTGTGCTTGGTGTATATTCGAATGAAGATGATAAATTAGACCCTGGTGTTTTGACCCCTACTGCCTACAAGTATAATAAG TTGAAAACAGGTGGCCGATTGTTGGACCTGTTACGTATTGCTGGTCCGATGCCCAAACGAGGTGAATACAGGATATTTTATGATTTGGAGTCCACCTATTCGGCAGTATGTGTGGTGGGTCTCGGCTCTGAATGTTTAGGCTATAATTCTTATGAGATGATTGATGAACATAAAGAAGCGATACGTAGAGCGGCTGCAGCTGGTTGTGTAGCTTTGCAAGATATTCACGCGGAAAAGGTAGTTGTGGAGAGTTTTGGTCATGCTGAGTCAGCAGCGGAAGGTGCTGCACTAGGTGTATGGGCCTATCAGGATTATAAAAAAAGAGACGACCAAATCGTCATCCCTTCTTTAGATTTGCATACCGAACAGGGTCATGAGTGCGATTTTGATGGCTGGCGAATAGGATTACAAAAAGCTGCCGCCCAAAATTTGGCCAGACAACTGCAGGAAACTCCGTCCAATCATTTGGGCCCCACATTCTTTGCTCAGAATGTGGTAGACGTTCTTTGCAAGTCGGGTGTTAATGTTGAAGTGAAAGTGAAAGGCTGGGCGGAAAGCCAGCAGATGCATTCATTTTTGTCTATAGCGAAAGCTTCCTGTGAGCCACCAATATTTCTTGAATTAAGCTACTATGGGACGAATCGTGAAGAAAGACCAATAGTCTTGATTGGTCAAGGCGTTACGTATGACTCAGGTGGCCTATGCCTTAAG AACAAGTATGAATTGAGTGACATGCGCGGCGATATGTCTGGAGCAGCTTGCGTAGTGGCTGTTTGCCGAGCAATAGCGTCTTTGCAGCTGCCTATTAATCTTCGAGCCTTGATTCCTTTATGTGAAAACTCTCTTGGATGTAATTCTTGCAAACCAGGCGATGTATTGAAGACGTTAAGTGGGAAGCATGTTGAAATAGAGAATACTAAACGAGAAGATGCGCTCGTGACAATCGATGCCTTACTCTATGCTCAAAACTTCTGGCCAAAGTTCATAGTGGACATAGGGACAACatcgaaaaaaactaaaaacgcTTTCTGTGAGGGTGCCGTGGCGGTGTACACGAACTCTGAAGAGTTGTGGCAACAAATGAAAAACGCGGCAGCTCACACTGGGGATCGCGTATGGCGAATGCCCCTTTGGAgatatttctcctatcttgtcACGCATGCACAGCAAGTCGACACTCAGAATGTGGGTGAAGATAATGGTGGCAGTCCATGCCGATCGGCAGCCCTCTTAAGGGAGTTTGTTCCTTGTGGGCAGTGGGCACACGTG GATGCCAGGAATGTGATGACAACGGATGGCAGGGACTATGAGTACTTGCGTCGTGGAATGGCTGGTCGTCCGACAAGGACAATTATCGAATTTCTTGCTCAAATGGTGTGTCATGACACCGAGCCATCAATTAAACAAGTTCATATGGACGGGTGA